In Sphingomonas sp. PAMC26645, one DNA window encodes the following:
- a CDS encoding NADH-quinone oxidoreductase subunit D, which translates to MSLYVEELLGEADAADPTTGDVTIQNYTINFGPQHPAAHGVLRLVMELDGEIVERVDPHVGLLHRGTEKLIEYKTYTQALPYFDRLDYCSPLCMEHSWVLAVEKLLDLEVPERAQYLRVFFAELTRISNHMLNLGSHVMDVGAMTPNLWLFEIREDCMNFFERVSGARMHSNYFRPGGVHQDAPLKLLADIGDWLDTRLPRLFEDAISLVADNRIFKQRNVDIAVVSRDDAIKWGFSGPMIRGSGIAWDLRKSQPYDAYAKMDFEVPVGTRGDCYDRFMVRVEEVRQSARIMKQCLRDMPEGPIASLDRKVVPPKRGEMKQSMEALIHHFKLYTEGFHVPAGDVYVATESPKGEFGVYLVADGSNKPYRCKIRPTAFSHLQAMDFMAKGHMLADTTAILGAMDIVFGECDR; encoded by the coding sequence GTGAGTCTGTATGTCGAAGAGCTTCTGGGCGAGGCCGACGCAGCCGATCCCACGACCGGCGACGTCACGATCCAGAACTACACGATCAACTTCGGTCCGCAGCATCCCGCCGCGCACGGCGTGTTGCGCCTCGTCATGGAGCTCGACGGCGAGATCGTCGAGCGCGTCGATCCGCATGTCGGCCTGCTCCACCGCGGCACCGAGAAGCTGATCGAATACAAGACCTACACGCAGGCGCTGCCGTATTTCGATCGTCTCGATTACTGCTCGCCGTTGTGCATGGAGCATAGCTGGGTGTTGGCGGTCGAGAAGCTGCTCGATCTCGAAGTGCCCGAGCGCGCGCAGTATCTGCGGGTGTTCTTCGCCGAGCTGACGCGCATCTCGAACCACATGCTCAATCTGGGCTCGCACGTCATGGACGTCGGCGCGATGACGCCGAACCTGTGGCTGTTCGAAATCCGCGAAGACTGCATGAACTTCTTCGAGCGTGTCAGTGGCGCGCGCATGCATTCGAACTATTTCCGTCCGGGTGGCGTGCATCAGGATGCGCCGCTTAAGTTGCTCGCCGATATCGGCGACTGGCTCGACACGCGCCTGCCGCGGCTGTTCGAGGACGCTATTTCGCTCGTCGCGGACAACCGCATTTTCAAGCAGCGCAACGTCGACATCGCCGTGGTCAGCCGTGACGACGCGATCAAATGGGGCTTTTCCGGCCCGATGATCCGCGGCTCGGGTATCGCCTGGGATCTGCGCAAGTCGCAGCCCTATGACGCCTACGCCAAGATGGACTTCGAGGTGCCGGTCGGCACGCGCGGCGATTGCTATGACCGGTTCATGGTACGCGTCGAGGAAGTGCGTCAGTCCGCGCGGATCATGAAGCAGTGCCTGCGCGACATGCCCGAGGGGCCGATCGCGTCGCTCGACCGCAAGGTCGTGCCGCCCAAGCGCGGTGAGATGAAGCAGTCGATGGAAGCGCTGATCCATCACTTCAAGCTCTACACCGAGGGCTTCCACGTGCCCGCCGGCGACGTCTATGTCGCGACCGAAAGCCCCAAGGGCGAGTTCGGCGTGTATCTGGTCGCCGATGGCTCGAACAAGCCGTACCGCTGCAAAATCCGCCCGACCGCGTTCTCGCATCTGCAAGCCATGGACTTCATGGCGAAGGGCCACATGCTGGCGGATACGACCGCGATCCTCGGCGCGATGGATATCGTTTTTGGTGAATGTGACCGCTAA
- a CDS encoding NADH-quinone oxidoreductase subunit C, producing MRAPAPAYASNDGVIDSARAALGGMLIDAVDHVGEVALHVRREDLYDAMIALRDTPGLAYQQLMEIAGVDYPDRAERFEVVYCMLSLTRNHRLRVHVATDEEKPVPSVTDIWPVAGWLEREVYDMYGVLFSGNPDLRRILTDYGFRGHPQRKDFPLTGYVELRYSEESKRVVYEPVQLAQDFRTFDFMSPWEGANYVLPGDEKGALPEAKGAPTPLKADTIVKADAAQSPTQAPTEPKSTESTAQTGAGKSESDATPKPANPDVVPTKGGGQNQ from the coding sequence TTGAGGGCTCCCGCACCAGCTTACGCGTCGAACGACGGCGTGATCGACAGCGCCCGCGCGGCGCTCGGCGGCATGCTGATCGACGCGGTCGATCATGTCGGCGAAGTCGCGCTGCACGTTCGTCGTGAAGACCTGTACGACGCGATGATCGCGCTGCGCGATACGCCGGGGCTTGCCTACCAGCAGCTCATGGAGATCGCCGGCGTCGACTATCCGGATCGTGCTGAGCGCTTCGAGGTCGTCTATTGCATGTTGTCGCTGACGCGGAATCACCGCCTGCGCGTGCATGTCGCGACCGACGAGGAAAAGCCGGTGCCGTCGGTGACGGACATCTGGCCGGTCGCCGGCTGGCTCGAGCGCGAAGTGTACGACATGTACGGCGTGCTGTTCAGCGGTAACCCGGACCTGCGCCGCATCCTGACCGACTACGGCTTCCGCGGTCATCCGCAGCGGAAAGACTTCCCGCTGACCGGGTATGTCGAGCTGCGCTATTCGGAAGAGTCGAAGCGCGTCGTGTACGAGCCCGTTCAGCTTGCGCAGGACTTCCGTACGTTCGATTTCATGAGCCCGTGGGAGGGCGCGAACTACGTCCTTCCGGGTGACGAGAAGGGCGCATTGCCCGAGGCCAAGGGTGCTCCGACGCCGCTCAAGGCTGACACCATCGTAAAGGCGGACGCGGCGCAGTCGCCTACCCAGGCGCCGACCGAACCCAAGAGCACCGAGTCGACCGCACAGACGGGCGCCGGCAAGTCGGAGTCCGATGCGACGCCGAAGCCTGCGAACCCCGACGTGGTCCCGACTAAGGGTGGAGGACAGAACCAGTGA
- a CDS encoding NADH-quinone oxidoreductase subunit B → MGVELQPAPGSPSSLVPPDQGFFDGLNGELTDKGFLVTSTEELFQWARTGSLWWMTFGLACCAVEMIHVNMPRYDLERFGAAPRASPRQSDVMIVAGTLCNKMAPALRKVYDQMSEPKYVISMGSCANGGGYYHYSYSVVRGCDRIVPVDIYVPGCPPTAEALLYGIMQLQRKIRRSGSIER, encoded by the coding sequence TTGGGAGTAGAGCTTCAGCCCGCACCCGGTTCGCCCAGTTCGCTGGTGCCACCCGACCAGGGCTTTTTCGACGGTTTGAACGGTGAACTGACGGACAAGGGTTTCCTCGTCACGTCGACCGAAGAGCTGTTCCAGTGGGCCCGTACCGGCTCGCTGTGGTGGATGACGTTCGGGCTCGCGTGCTGCGCGGTCGAGATGATCCACGTCAACATGCCCCGCTACGATCTGGAGCGCTTCGGTGCCGCACCGCGCGCGTCGCCGCGTCAGTCGGACGTGATGATCGTTGCCGGCACGCTCTGCAACAAGATGGCCCCGGCACTCCGCAAGGTCTATGACCAGATGTCCGAGCCCAAGTACGTGATCTCGATGGGATCGTGCGCGAACGGCGGCGGCTATTATCATTACAGCTACAGCGTCGTGCGTGGCTGCGATCGGATCGTGCCGGTGGATATCTACGTTCCTGGGTGCCCGCCGACGGCTGAGGCGCTGCTGTACGGCATCATGCAGTTGCAGCGGAAGATCCGGCGGTCCGGGAGCATCGAGCGTTGA